cctgtttttttctcttgtgcttcGTTTTGCTCTCGGAGACTTCTGCTCTGTGACATTTCACTAGAGCAGATGCTCAGTTGAGGCTGAGTTGGCTTCCTTCATCCACGAGTATTTGCGTGGCGATTATTTAACAGCAGCACTTACCTTGTGAGCCCAAGTCACGTTGCCTCATGTGTCAGCTATTGCTGCAACCCTTAAACTCATGTGCAGCTGCATACGGAAGCTcaaacaacttttatttttatttttgatggtcAGCTCTCTGTTCATGGTTCTAGAATTTAAGATTTTTCCCTACGGAATCCAGCTTGTCTCAACCATTACCAGAGAAACCTAGGTAGGTGTGAGCGCTGCAGTATCGCCAGCGTAAGCTGCTCAAGGAAATGGTTTGCAAGTGGCTTTGCTGCTTGTTCTGAGCGTGAAGTAGATGATGTTTATCTTCTGCAGTTGGACtctttttttgtctctccttCAGCCCGCAAATCCAGAAATGGCTTTTGTGTTCTGCTTCCCAAAATCTTCTcaacttctgtaattttttcatCACCTCCTGCTTGATCAGCCACTGAAAAATTTCCTGTTCCTGTTGGTTTCTCGGCTGTTGGCAGCTGCTTTGCTCTGGTCTCTTCTCCTTTCACTGtccctctgcttctctccttGCAGTCGCACACCTACGTCAACACGGCCAACGGCGATCAGGAGCTGAGGGGCCGACACTGTATGCACTCCTTGCCTGAAGTCCACCCTCCTTTCCCCCATAGGAACCACAGCTGCTCCCTCGAAGACCGCAATCCCCGGGTTCTTCTGCAGCCGGGGGAGGTTAAGTTCGTGTTAGGTCCCACGTCCAACTACAGACGCGTCTGTCGGCACCACCGGGAGTGCAGGACGCACTTCTGcccccccaacaacaacaacaacgagTGTGAGGAGGAATGTCCTTCACCCCAGTGCGTCTACGAGAACGTCAACGGCTTGTtgccccccagcacctcctctcTCTGCCGAGGCGGGCGCTTGAAACTCCCCCGGGAGGACGCGGGCTCGGCCGGCTGCTCCCATCGCAGAACGGCATTGCTGCACTACGAGAACTTGCCGTCGCTGCCCCCAGTGTGGGAATGCCAGCCCCTCCGGCACGGTGAGGAGGACACGGGCGCCGGGGACGCATTGACGCCTTCCCCCAACGGTTACTCCGAGGCCGGTGAAGAAGATCCCCTGCAGAACTACATGAACTCAGAGAACACGGCGCTGCACGGGGGCGGCAGCCAGCGACGCAGCAGTTTCCTGCCAAAGCCTCGTCGCCCCTGCATGCCCAGCGTCTTCAGCTTCGACTTCCCTCGGCCCTGCCCGGAGCAGCCGCGGCAGCTCAACTACATCCAGGTGGAGCTGGAGGCTGAACCGTGCAAGGGACATCAGAACCCGCCGGTCCCCCGtgtgccacctcctgccacccACGAAGCCCGCCGGACGGACTCCTACGCGGTCATTGACCTAAAAAAGACAGCGGCCATGTCCAGTTTGCAAAGGGCCCTGCCCAGAGATGATGGGACTTCACGGAAAACTCGACATAACAGCACTGACCTGCCTCTGTGAGGGGGAACGCCAAGTGCAAGCACTGTGTCGTGGCTTCGGTACCTGCCCTTCAGTGTGTTGCCCGGTGTGACTTCCATTTGCCATTGCCTTCTGCTTCCCTGTTTACCCCATTACCTGGTGTCATGGGATGGCTCCTACAGCTGATGTTAAAGctagtctgtctgtctgtctgtcttccccTCTCCGTCTCTCCCGTGTAGGTCGTTTTTAAAGCCATTTGGGTTGTTTGACGATGCTGTTTGAAGGTTAAATTTCTGGCAAAAGGGGCAGAAGGTGCCAGCGAGAGTGCCGGCACTGGATACAGCCTCAAATCCTATCAGCTCTCCTGGTCGCCTGGCGGCTCCGTGAGCGGTGCCGACAGCCTGGCTGCAGAGGCAAGGCAGTAGCGTGGTGGAGGCCTGTTTCCAAAAGCGAGTTGCTTTAGGAGCTCCAAATCAAGCCAGTTCCCATGGATTTCATGCCTTGCGACTCCAGGCGAGCCCTGCAGCCAGGCCTCTCCAAAGTCGGGTTTAGCCTTGGGGTTTGGCTGGTCCCTGATGACTTAGGAACTCACGCTGCGGTCTTTTCCCCCTCAACTCGTTCCTTTCTCTTATCTTCTTGAAGCTCATTGAGGCTTTTTATACTTCTGTCCCTTTCTCGGTTTAGATTTAAATTGGGCAACTCTAGAAATTGATAGAGGGGGACAAAGAGCCATGGGCACGGTGATCACATAAACCTGATCTCCTGAAGAGACCCCCCTttaaaagaggaggggaagaccGCAACTGCGAGAGAGATTTGAGGTTTGATATAGAAAACTTCAGTTGTACCGTatcctgttttgatttttaaggGTTCTTTTTTGGTGGCTGTTCAGAAGTgctcttgatttatttatttgtttacttatttatttattaaatgggtttgggttttttttgcatcccAGTGGTAATTGCCAAAACCGGTGCCAATATGAAACGTGTACTCGCTGTGGCTCACCCCTCCGGTCTGGGGGACGGATCTCGGAAGAAGTTGATGGCTTTGCTGAGCTGCAGTTGGGGAAAAGAGAATCCAAAATGTTTTTAACCGGGACTGACTGTCAGAGGGTGGGTGGGAAATGGGACGGGAGGCATGGGAGTGGGAGCAGAGCCGAGCTTGGAGTCGTATCAAAGCCGTTGCCTACACCCACGTGCCTGGCTGGATCCATGAGAAATATTTGATCAGTGTTTTGAGTGAACGTGCAGTTTGTTTCCTACAACTACGGACTTGGAAGGGCTAAATTTCAGCGCTCGGGTAAATTTGTGGCCTTTGATGtggattttttcctcttgatACTGGGGCTGAGTCGAAGCTGAGCTGTGGGCCTCTGTGTGAGGTCCCAGGTAGGgtctctgctcctcttccccttccaggaTGTTCCACCACCCCTCTCCGCATGGTGACACGCTGCAGCTTTATCCCTCCCTGGATTACTCTTTGCTGTTAGAAGCCGTTTCAATGAAGAAGTGCTCTGGGTTACTCTGGAATCCCACCTTTCTGCTGTCTGTTCTTCATCTTCCTCCCTGGGACAGGAGTTGAGAGATCCAGTGCTCTGTGAGGTGTCCCGCTGCCAGCAGAAACGTGGCCAAACCCTGATGTGTTCTCCTTGTCCCCGCTGTTCGCGATGTCGAAGTCAGTGAGACCCCAGCGGGAAAGAGGAGAGAACCCCATCGTCCAGCTGCCCCCTGCTGCTGAGCTCCAGAAACTTCATTCCCAGATTTTTGAAGTTCagcctttttggttttggtgctgtAACCTTATATTGAAATGTGACCCCTTTGGGAGCAAGGAGATGTGCCAAACAGTTCAGAAAAAGTGATAAAAGCATGAGTAACGCCACGCTCATGTCGACGGAACGTGGATTTCTTTGCCTGCTGTTGCACTATAAATTCAAAGTGCACCACGTGCTTAAATtcactggtttttcttttttttttttcttttttttttttttggaagtcctTGTGCTTGTCTTCCATTCTTTTCTCCACCCCAGCCCTGGTGTGATGTATAACTGGAAGGAAACCtaagtaatatatttttatatgtataccAAATGActttatttgaaggaaaaaaataaatagaaaagtaatGTATCCCCCTCAATCTAGCTTTCATTTaggaaagtgagaaaagaaattgtttttatatatatatatatagaaaagtTAACTGCGTTAAGCTTTAAATAAACTATTTAAATAAAGAGTTTTTAAGCTGTAAGTGTCACCTTCTGGGACAGCACTGGCAAATCCCATGTGGCAGCGCAGGGCAGGGCTCTGGGAACCTCCGTGTGAACCTGCCCTTCCGCTGCCTGAgctgagaaatgcaaaatacttattccccccttccccctagaaaggggaaaaaaggatgaaatgtGTTCCATTTCCATGGAGGAAGACATCAGGGCCCTTTCACACCCGCGCGGAAGGTTTGCGGGTTGGTTAAAAGCAAGGGAAGATGCTGCTGGGTGGCAGCTTGTGTCTTGGGAGAAAGCGGGTGAGCCCTGGGGCTGCTTCTTGGGTGCTCCCCGTGGCCACCGACCTGGTTGTGTGTCTCCACCGGGTGGGATGAGGC
This portion of the Numenius arquata chromosome 24, bNumArq3.hap1.1, whole genome shotgun sequence genome encodes:
- the FRS3 gene encoding fibroblast growth factor receptor substrate 3 translates to MGSCCSCLCRDSIPDNHPTKFKVTNVDDEGNELGSGIMELTQTELILHTHKRDAVRWPYLCLRRYGYDSNLFSFESGRRCQTGQGIFAFKCSRAEEIFNLLQDLMQCNSINVVEEPVVITRNSHPTERELSQTPQAPNSLGYTVPGFPNGFHSFPGETLSYPAARHPSVSSLRHSSVGEDSTHPLIGPDEQSHTYVNTANGDQELRGRHCMHSLPEVHPPFPHRNHSCSLEDRNPRVLLQPGEVKFVLGPTSNYRRVCRHHRECRTHFCPPNNNNNECEEECPSPQCVYENVNGLLPPSTSSLCRGGRLKLPREDAGSAGCSHRRTALLHYENLPSLPPVWECQPLRHGEEDTGAGDALTPSPNGYSEAGEEDPLQNYMNSENTALHGGGSQRRSSFLPKPRRPCMPSVFSFDFPRPCPEQPRQLNYIQVELEAEPCKGHQNPPVPRVPPPATHEARRTDSYAVIDLKKTAAMSSLQRALPRDDGTSRKTRHNSTDLPL